Proteins encoded together in one Epinephelus lanceolatus isolate andai-2023 chromosome 4, ASM4190304v1, whole genome shotgun sequence window:
- the abcf3 gene encoding ATP-binding cassette sub-family F member 3 produces the protein MATYVDILKSEFPEIDTEVFDYITGVLDSGGADFEDGEEVYDAIGGVLQEVSADSKNEDDVRDICLQMFNTLKLSHHGPQKQLLLDAPVQISQISADVCATEDIQGIWMMKRGQNTTVDAKKLEKAEAKLKAKHDRRNEKDSQKPSTPLVLEEASASQASNKKDNRVDQSGKNRSYDIRIENFDVSFGERCLLQGAELSLATGRRYGLIGRNGLGKTTLLKMLASRNLRIPAHISILHVEQEVEGDDTAALQSVLQSDTLREELLTEERTLNARIASGTADGMESVRLSEIYGKLEEIEADKAPARASVILAGLGFSPKMQQQATKEFSGGWRMRLALARALFARPDLLLLDEPTNMLDVRAILWLENYLQTWQSTILVVSHDRNFLNAVVTDIIHLHSQRLDSYRGDYENFIKTKEDRLKNQQREYEAQLQYRQHIQVFIDRFRYNANRAAQVQSKLKLLERLPELKPLEKESEVTLRFPDNFEKLSPPILQLDEVEFYYSADQPLFSGLNLSADLESRICIVGENGAGKTTILKLLMGELTPVGGVRQAHRNLKIGYFSQHHVDQLDLNVCSVELLLNRFPGRTEEEYRHQLGGYGITGELATRPVASLSGGQKSRVAFAQMTMPCPNFYILDEPTNHLDMETIEALAKALNKFRGGVMLVSHDERLIRLVCKELWVCEAGKVRRIDGGFDEYRDILQEQFRKEGYL, from the exons ATGGCGACGTACGTGGACATCCTGAAGAGCGAGTTTCCTGAGATCGACACGGAGGTTTTCGACTATATCACAG gtgttcTGGACAGCGGCGGAGCAGATTTTGAGGATGGGGAGGAGGTGTACGACGCCATTGGAGGAGTCCTGCAGGAAGTGTCTGCTGACAGTAAAAATGAGGATGACGTCAGAGACATCTGCCTCCAGATGTTCAACACTCTCAAACT GAGCCATCATGGCCCTCAGAAGCAGCTGCTGTTGGACGCTCCTGTTCAGATCTCTCAGATCTCTGCAGACG TTTGTGCCACAGAGGACATTCAGGGTATCTGGATGATGAAACGTGGTCAGAACACA aCAGTGGACGCTAAGAAACTGGAGAAGGCCGAGGCGAAGCTGAAAGCTAAACATGACCGCAGAAACGAGAAGGACTCTCAGAAGCCCTCCACTCCACT AGTCCTAGAGGAGGCGTCGGCCAGTCAGGCCAGCAACAAGAAGGACAACCGAGTGGACCAATCAGGAAAGAACCGCAGCTATGACATTCGCATCGAgaactttgatgtttctttTGGAGAAAG atgtttgcTGCAGGGGGCGGAGCTGTCTCTGGCAACAGGCCGGCGGTACGGTCTGATTGGTCGGAATGGTTTGGGAAAGACGACACTGTTGAAGATGTTGGCCAGTCGAAACCTCCGCATCCCGGCTCACATCTCCATCCTCCACGTGGAGCAGGAAGTTGAGGGAGATGACACAGCTGCGCTGCAGAGTGTCCTGCAGAGTGACACGCTGAGGGAAGAGCTTCTGACTGAGGAGAGGACGCTCAACGCTCGTATCGCCAGCGGGAC TGCTGACGGGATGGAGAGCGTCAGACTGTCAGAGATCTACGGCAAGCTGGAGGAGATTGAGGCCGACAAAGCCCCAGCACG AGCCTCCGTCATCCTGGCTGGTCTCGGATTCTCTCCCAAAATGCAACAGCAGGCAACCAA GGAGTTCTCAGGAGGATGGAGGATGAGGTTGGCGTTGGCCAGAGCTCTGTTTGCTCG GCCggatctgctgctgctggacg agccGACCAACATGTTGGATGTCAGAGCCATTCTGTGGTTGGAGAACTACCTGCAG ACGTGGCAGTCGACCATCTTGGTCGTCTCTCATGACAGGAACTTCCTTAACGCCGTGGTAACGGACATCATCCACCTGCACTCCCAGAGGCTGGACAGTTACCGTGGCGACTATGAAAACTTTATTAAAACCAAAGAAGACAGACTGAAGAACCAGCAGAGAGAGTACGAAGCCCAGCTACAGTACAGACAACATATACAG GTGTTTATTGACAGATTTCGGTACAACGCTAACAGAGCAGCTCAGGTCCAGAGCAAACTCAAACTGCTGGAGAGGCT ACCTGAGCTGAAGCCccttgaaaaagaaagtgaggtCACTTTAAG gttTCCAGATAACTTTGAGAAGTTGTCTCCTCCCATCCTGCAGTTAGATGAAGTCGAGTTTTATTACTCCGCAGACCAGCCTCTCTTTTCTGGACTCAACCTGTCCGCCGACCTTGAGTCTCGCATCTGTATC GTTGGTGAAAATGGTGCCGGTAAAACGACCATCCTCAAACTGCTGATGGGCGAGTTAACGCCGGTCGGCGGGGTCAGACAAGCTCACAG GAACCTGAAGATCGGTTACTTCAGTCAGCATCATGTGGACCAGCTGGACCTGAACGTCTGCTCTGTGGAGCTGCTGCTCAACCGCTTCCCTG GTCGGACGGAGGAGGAGTACCGCCACCAGCTGGGAGGTTACGGAATCACCGGAGAGCTCGCCACGAGGCCGGTGGCCAGTCTGTCTGGAGGGCAGAAAAGCCGAGTGGCCTTCGCACAGATGACCATGCCATG TCCAAACTTCTACATCCTGGACGAGCCGACGAACCACCTGGACATGGAGACCATCGAGGCTCTGGCTAAAGCTCTCAACAAGTTCAGA